In Amycolatopsis coloradensis, one genomic interval encodes:
- a CDS encoding multifunctional oxoglutarate decarboxylase/oxoglutarate dehydrogenase thiamine pyrophosphate-binding subunit/dihydrolipoyllysine-residue succinyltransferase subunit, whose amino-acid sequence MSSSSPASQFGPNEWVVEEMYDQFLADPSSVDAAWHDFFADFKPTQDAQAKADDARQTSAETAKGSPDTNGQAAKPTPQTVRNAESTAKQTAPAKAAPKTAPKTEAKAAAPKAAPKAAEKAPAEKDAEPESKQLRGAAAAIAKNMDASLSVPTATSVRAVPAKLMADNRIVINNHLKRTRGGKISFTHLIGYAMVRALKNFPNMNRHYQLIDGKPFAVTPEHVNFGLAIDMKGKEGARTLVVASIKATENMTFMQFWQAYEEIVKKARNGKLTADDFAGTTISLTNPGGIGTNHSVPRLQAGQGAIIGVGAMQYPAHFEGTSEKALVDLGVSKIMTLTSTYDHRIIQGAESGEFLKRIHELLLGEDGFYDDVFTSLRLPYEPIRWVADIPDGPVDKTARVIELIDAFRMRGHLMADTDPLNYRQRSHADLDVLSHGLTLWDLDREFPVGGFAGQERMKLRDILGVLRNSYCRTVGIEYTHILDPEERRWIQDRVEIPHEKPDPAVQKYVLSKLNAAEAFETFLQTKYVGQKRFSLEGGETAIPLLDTLLDKAAEHELDEVVIGMPHRGRLNVLANIVGKPIAQIFQEFEGNLDPGQAHGSGDVKYHLGAEGKYFRMFGDGETKVSLTANPSHLETVDPVLEGIVRAKQDILDKGDSDTGGFTVLPVLMHGDAAFAGQGVVAETLNLALLRGYRTGGTVHVIVNNQVGFTTAPEHSRSSQYATDVAKMIGSPIFHVNGDDPEAAHWVAKLAVDYRQAFHKDVVIDLICYRRRGHNEGDDPSMTQPAMYDIIDTKRSVRKTYTESLIGRGDISVEEAEAALRDFSSQLEHVFNEVRELEKHPAKASPSVEEEQQVPAKVPTATTTEVIEHIGDAFLNVPEGFTPHPRVKPVMERRHKMSREGGIDWAFGELLAFGSLAMEGRLVRLSGQDSRRGTFTQRHSVLIDRKTGQEYSPLQNLADGQGRVMIYDSALSEYAAVGFEYGYSVANSEALVMWEAQFGDFVNGAQTVIDEYISSGEAKWGQLSDVVLLLPHGHEGQGPDHTSGRIERFLSLCAEGSMTVAVPSTPANYFHLLRRHALDGVNRPLVVFTPKSMLRNKAATSAVEDFTGQSKFMSVIDDADVDPSKVRKVLLTSGKLYWELVAERAKREANDIAIVRVEQYYPLPKKKLLAALERYNGAPAVWVQEEPENQGAWPFFGLNLPRKLPEVFSSLDVVSRRPMAAPSAGSSKVHEVEQKALIARAFD is encoded by the coding sequence GTGTCCAGCAGCAGCCCTGCGTCACAATTCGGCCCCAACGAGTGGGTCGTCGAGGAAATGTACGACCAGTTCCTCGCCGACCCCAGCTCAGTCGATGCCGCCTGGCACGACTTCTTCGCGGACTTCAAGCCAACGCAGGACGCGCAGGCGAAGGCTGACGACGCACGTCAGACCTCTGCGGAGACCGCGAAGGGGAGCCCGGACACCAACGGCCAGGCCGCCAAGCCGACGCCGCAGACGGTCCGCAACGCCGAGTCCACCGCGAAGCAGACCGCCCCGGCGAAGGCTGCGCCGAAGACGGCCCCGAAGACCGAGGCGAAGGCGGCGGCGCCCAAGGCCGCGCCCAAGGCGGCTGAGAAGGCCCCTGCCGAGAAGGACGCCGAGCCGGAGTCGAAGCAGCTCCGCGGCGCCGCGGCGGCGATCGCGAAGAACATGGACGCCTCGCTGTCCGTGCCGACGGCCACGAGTGTGCGCGCGGTCCCGGCGAAGCTGATGGCCGACAACCGCATCGTCATCAACAACCACCTCAAGCGCACGCGCGGCGGCAAGATCTCCTTCACGCACCTCATCGGGTACGCGATGGTCCGCGCGCTGAAGAACTTCCCGAACATGAACCGGCACTACCAGCTGATCGACGGGAAGCCGTTCGCGGTCACGCCGGAGCACGTGAACTTCGGTCTCGCGATCGACATGAAGGGCAAGGAAGGCGCCCGCACGCTCGTCGTGGCCTCCATCAAGGCCACCGAGAACATGACCTTCATGCAGTTCTGGCAGGCCTACGAGGAGATCGTCAAGAAGGCCCGCAACGGCAAGCTGACCGCCGACGACTTCGCCGGCACCACGATCTCGCTGACCAACCCCGGCGGCATCGGCACCAACCACTCGGTGCCGCGGCTGCAGGCGGGCCAGGGCGCGATCATCGGCGTCGGCGCCATGCAGTACCCGGCGCACTTCGAGGGCACCAGCGAGAAGGCCCTGGTCGACCTCGGCGTCTCCAAGATCATGACGCTGACCTCGACCTACGACCACCGCATCATCCAGGGCGCGGAGTCGGGCGAGTTCCTCAAGCGCATCCACGAGCTGCTGCTCGGCGAAGACGGCTTCTACGACGACGTCTTCACCAGCCTGCGCCTGCCCTACGAGCCGATCCGCTGGGTCGCCGACATCCCGGACGGCCCGGTCGACAAGACCGCGCGCGTGATCGAGCTGATCGACGCCTTCCGCATGCGCGGTCACCTGATGGCCGACACCGACCCGCTGAACTACCGGCAGCGCAGCCACGCCGACCTCGACGTCCTCTCCCATGGCCTGACCCTGTGGGACCTGGACCGCGAGTTCCCGGTCGGCGGCTTCGCCGGCCAGGAGCGGATGAAGCTGCGCGACATCCTCGGCGTGCTGCGCAACTCCTACTGCCGCACCGTCGGCATCGAGTACACGCACATCCTCGACCCCGAGGAGCGCCGCTGGATCCAGGACCGCGTCGAGATCCCGCACGAGAAGCCGGACCCCGCCGTCCAGAAGTACGTGCTCTCGAAGCTCAACGCCGCCGAGGCGTTCGAGACCTTCCTGCAGACCAAGTACGTCGGCCAGAAGCGGTTCTCCCTCGAAGGCGGCGAGACGGCGATCCCGCTGCTCGACACGCTGCTGGACAAGGCCGCCGAGCACGAACTCGACGAGGTCGTCATCGGCATGCCGCACCGCGGCCGCTTGAACGTGCTCGCGAACATCGTCGGCAAGCCGATCGCGCAGATCTTCCAGGAGTTCGAGGGCAACCTCGACCCGGGCCAGGCGCACGGTTCCGGTGACGTGAAGTACCACCTCGGCGCCGAGGGCAAGTACTTCCGCATGTTCGGCGACGGCGAGACCAAGGTGTCGCTGACCGCGAACCCGTCGCACCTCGAGACCGTCGACCCGGTCCTCGAGGGCATCGTCCGCGCGAAGCAGGACATCCTCGACAAGGGTGACAGTGACACAGGGGGCTTCACTGTGTTGCCTGTCCTGATGCACGGCGACGCGGCCTTCGCGGGCCAGGGTGTCGTGGCCGAGACGCTGAACCTCGCGCTGCTGCGCGGGTACCGCACCGGCGGCACCGTGCACGTCATCGTCAACAACCAGGTCGGCTTCACCACCGCGCCCGAGCACTCGCGTTCGAGCCAGTACGCCACCGACGTCGCGAAGATGATCGGCTCCCCGATCTTCCACGTGAACGGCGACGACCCCGAGGCCGCGCACTGGGTGGCCAAGCTGGCCGTCGACTACCGCCAGGCGTTCCACAAGGACGTCGTGATCGACCTGATCTGCTACCGCCGTCGCGGCCACAACGAGGGCGACGACCCCTCGATGACGCAGCCGGCGATGTACGACATCATCGACACGAAGCGTTCGGTCCGGAAGACCTACACCGAATCGCTGATCGGCCGCGGCGACATCTCCGTCGAAGAGGCCGAAGCCGCGTTGCGCGACTTCTCCAGCCAGCTGGAGCACGTGTTCAACGAGGTCCGCGAGCTGGAGAAGCACCCGGCGAAGGCCAGCCCCTCGGTCGAGGAGGAGCAGCAGGTCCCGGCGAAGGTGCCCACGGCGACCACCACCGAGGTCATCGAGCACATCGGCGACGCGTTCCTCAACGTGCCCGAGGGCTTCACCCCGCACCCGCGGGTCAAGCCGGTCATGGAACGCCGCCACAAGATGTCCCGTGAGGGCGGTATCGACTGGGCGTTCGGTGAGCTGCTCGCCTTCGGTTCGCTGGCCATGGAAGGCCGCCTGGTGCGGCTGTCCGGCCAGGACTCCCGCCGCGGCACCTTCACCCAGCGCCACTCGGTGCTGATCGACCGCAAGACCGGCCAGGAGTACTCGCCGCTGCAGAACCTGGCCGACGGCCAGGGCCGCGTGATGATCTACGACTCGGCGCTGTCCGAGTACGCGGCGGTCGGTTTCGAGTACGGCTACTCCGTGGCCAACTCCGAAGCGCTGGTCATGTGGGAAGCGCAGTTCGGTGACTTCGTCAACGGGGCGCAGACCGTCATCGACGAGTACATCTCCTCCGGCGAGGCCAAGTGGGGCCAGCTCTCCGACGTCGTGCTGCTGCTGCCGCACGGCCACGAAGGCCAGGGCCCGGACCACACCTCCGGCCGTATCGAGCGCTTCCTCTCGCTGTGCGCCGAAGGCTCGATGACCGTCGCGGTGCCGTCCACGCCGGCGAACTACTTCCACCTGCTCCGCCGTCACGCCCTCGATGGGGTCAACCGGCCGCTGGTGGTCTTCACCCCCAAGTCGATGCTGCGCAACAAGGCGGCGACCTCGGCGGTCGAGGACTTCACCGGCCAGTCGAAGTTCATGTCGGTCATCGACGACGCCGACGTCGACCCGTCGAAGGTGCGCAAGGTCCTGCTGACCTCGGGCAAGCTGTACTGGGAGCTGGTGGCCGAGCGCGCCAAGCGCGAGGCGAACGACATCGCGATCGTGCGGGTCGAGCAGTACTACCCGCTGCCGAAGAAGAAGCTGCTGGCGGCGCTCGAGCGCTACAACGGCGCCCCCGCGGTCTGGGTCCAGGAGGAGCCGGAGAACCAGGGTGCGTGGCCGTTCTTCGGCCTGAACCTGCCGCGGAAGCTCCCGGAGGTGTTCTCCAGCCTGGACGTCGTGTCGCGTCGTCCGATGGCGGCGCCGTCGGCCGGTTCGTCCAAGGTGCACGAGGTCGAGCAGAAGGCGCTGATCGCGCGGGCCTTCGACTGA
- a CDS encoding regulatory protein RecX, with protein sequence MDPAELPPDERRKKAKEICFDLLAARPRSTEELRQALKRKGFDEETTETLLGKLDKAGLINDAEFAEMWVRSRHANMGLARNALVAELKRKGIDGDIAVQAAEEVDREAEEQRARELVRKRMRSLGNVDEQTAIRRLLGFLARKGYPQGLAYTVIRDELREFGAESALLDDATLD encoded by the coding sequence GTGGATCCGGCGGAGCTGCCGCCGGACGAGCGGAGGAAGAAGGCCAAGGAGATCTGCTTCGATCTCCTGGCCGCGCGCCCGCGTTCCACGGAGGAACTGCGTCAGGCCCTCAAGCGCAAGGGCTTCGACGAGGAGACGACGGAGACCCTGCTCGGTAAGCTGGACAAGGCAGGGCTCATCAACGACGCCGAGTTCGCCGAGATGTGGGTACGTTCCCGTCATGCCAACATGGGCCTGGCACGGAACGCCCTCGTAGCCGAACTCAAACGCAAAGGAATCGATGGGGATATCGCCGTCCAGGCCGCCGAAGAGGTGGACCGAGAGGCAGAGGAGCAGCGCGCCCGAGAGCTGGTACGGAAGCGCATGCGCTCCTTGGGCAACGTCGACGAGCAGACGGCGATCCGCCGCCTGCTGGGCTTCCTCGCCCGCAAGGGCTATCCCCAGGGGCTGGCCTACACCGTGATCCGCGACGAACTCCGCGAGTTCGGTGCCGAGTCGGCGCTGCTGGACGACGCCACCCTCGACTGA
- the recA gene encoding recombinase RecA codes for MAPAAPDKDKALELALAQIDKQYGKGSVMRLGEEGRAPIEVIPTGAIALDVALGIGGLPRGRVIEIYGPESSGKTTVALHAVANAQKNGGIAAFIDAEHALDPEYAKKLGVDTDALLVSQPDTGEQALEIADMLIRSGALDILVIDSVAALVPRAEIEGEMGDNHVGLQARLMSQALRKMTGAMNNSGTTAIFINQLREKIGVMFGSPETTTGGKALKFYASVRLDVRRIETLKDGGEPVGNRTRVKVVKNKVAPPFKQAEFDILYGKGVSREGSLIDMGVDQGILRKSGAWYTYEGDQLGQGKENARKFLLDNPDIANEIEKRIKEKLGIGAAVDAEAAPAPVDF; via the coding sequence ATGGCACCAGCAGCACCCGACAAGGACAAGGCGCTCGAACTGGCCCTCGCCCAGATCGACAAGCAGTACGGCAAGGGCTCGGTCATGCGCCTCGGCGAAGAGGGCCGCGCACCGATCGAGGTCATCCCCACCGGCGCCATCGCACTCGACGTCGCGCTCGGGATCGGTGGCCTACCCCGCGGCCGGGTCATCGAGATCTACGGTCCGGAGTCCTCCGGTAAGACCACCGTCGCGCTGCACGCGGTCGCCAACGCGCAGAAGAACGGCGGCATCGCCGCGTTCATCGACGCGGAGCACGCGCTGGACCCGGAGTACGCCAAGAAGCTCGGCGTCGACACCGACGCGCTGCTGGTCTCCCAGCCGGACACCGGTGAGCAGGCGCTCGAGATCGCGGACATGCTGATCCGCTCCGGCGCGCTCGACATCCTGGTCATCGACTCGGTCGCCGCGCTCGTGCCGCGCGCCGAGATCGAGGGCGAGATGGGCGACAACCACGTCGGCCTGCAGGCCCGGCTGATGAGCCAGGCGCTGCGGAAGATGACCGGTGCGATGAACAACTCCGGCACCACCGCGATCTTCATCAACCAGCTGCGCGAGAAGATCGGCGTCATGTTCGGCTCCCCGGAGACCACGACCGGTGGTAAGGCGCTGAAGTTCTACGCGTCGGTCCGCCTGGACGTCCGCCGCATCGAGACGCTGAAGGACGGCGGCGAGCCCGTCGGCAACCGCACCCGCGTCAAGGTCGTCAAGAACAAGGTCGCGCCGCCCTTCAAGCAGGCCGAGTTCGACATCCTTTACGGCAAGGGTGTCTCCCGCGAGGGTTCGTTGATCGACATGGGCGTCGACCAGGGCATCCTGCGCAAGTCCGGCGCCTGGTATACCTACGAGGGCGACCAGCTGGGCCAGGGCAAGGAGAACGCCCGGAAATTCCTGCTGGACAACCCGGACATCGCCAACGAGATCGAGAAGCGCATCAAGGAGAAGCTCGGCATCGGTGCCGCTGTCGACGCCGAAGCCGCCCCCGCGCCAGTCGACTTCTGA
- a CDS encoding DUF3046 domain-containing protein: protein MRITVFRRLMADEFGPGRAETLSRDHSFGELGGRTVEQALEAGISAKDVWRAVCDAFEIPPERR from the coding sequence ATGCGTATCACGGTCTTCCGGCGGCTGATGGCCGACGAATTCGGTCCCGGACGTGCGGAGACCCTCTCCAGGGATCACTCCTTCGGTGAACTCGGGGGCCGGACCGTCGAACAGGCCCTCGAAGCGGGAATCTCGGCCAAAGACGTCTGGCGAGCGGTCTGCGACGCCTTCGAGATCCCGCCGGAGCGGCGCTGA
- a CDS encoding succinate dehydrogenase/fumarate reductase iron-sulfur subunit: MSYKASFRVWRGDADSGELQDYSVEVNEGEVVLDIIHRLQATQASDLAVRWNCKAGKCGSCSAEINGKPRLLCMTRMSTFTEDEVITVTPMRTFPVIRDLVTDVSFNYTKAREIPSFTPPPELKPGEYRMQQVDVERSQEFRKCIECFLCQNTCHVVRDHEENKEAFAGPRYLMRIAELEMHPLDVADRRDEAQEEHGLGYCNITKCCSDVCPEGIHITDNALIPMKERVADRKYDPIVWLGNKLFRRDK, encoded by the coding sequence ATGAGCTACAAGGCGAGTTTCCGGGTCTGGCGCGGTGACGCCGATTCGGGTGAGCTGCAGGACTACAGCGTCGAGGTCAACGAGGGCGAGGTCGTCCTCGACATCATCCACCGGTTGCAGGCCACCCAGGCCTCGGATCTGGCGGTGCGATGGAACTGCAAGGCGGGCAAATGCGGTTCGTGCTCGGCGGAGATCAACGGCAAGCCGCGGTTGCTGTGCATGACCCGGATGTCGACCTTCACCGAGGACGAGGTCATCACCGTGACCCCGATGCGGACGTTCCCGGTGATCCGCGACCTGGTGACCGACGTGTCGTTCAACTACACCAAGGCCCGCGAGATCCCGTCGTTCACGCCGCCCCCGGAGCTGAAGCCGGGGGAGTACCGGATGCAGCAGGTGGACGTCGAGCGCTCGCAGGAGTTCCGCAAGTGCATCGAGTGCTTCCTGTGCCAGAACACCTGCCACGTGGTGCGCGACCACGAGGAGAACAAGGAGGCCTTCGCCGGGCCCCGGTACCTGATGCGGATCGCCGAACTCGAAATGCACCCCCTCGACGTCGCCGACCGGCGTGACGAGGCGCAGGAGGAGCACGGGCTCGGGTACTGCAACATCACCAAGTGCTGCTCGGACGTGTGCCCGGAGGGCATCCACATCACCGACAACGCGCTCATCCCGATGAAGGAACGCGTCGCGGACCGGAAGTACGACCCCATCGTGTGGCTGGGGAACAAGCTGTTCCGGCGGGACAAGTAG
- a CDS encoding fumarate reductase/succinate dehydrogenase flavoprotein subunit codes for MTEVERLNYDVVVIGAGGAGLRAVIEARERGFSVAVVCKSLFGKAHTVMAEGGCAASMGNANSNDNWQVHFRDTMRGGKFLNNWRMAELHAKEAPDRVWELETYGALFDRTADGRISQRNFGGHTYPRLAHVGDRTGLELIRTMQQKIVSLQQEDFKETGDYEARIKVFAECTITELLTDDGRISGAFGYWRESGRFILFEAPAVVLATGGIGKSFKVTSNSWEYTGDGHALALRAGATLINMEFVQFHPTGMVWPPSVKGILVTEGVRGDGGVLKNTEDKRFMFEYVPDVFKGQYADSEEEADRWYTDQEKNRRTPDLLPRDEVARAINSEVKAGRGSPHGGVFLDIASRLPAEEIRKRLPSMYHQFKELADVDITKEPMEVGPTCHYVMGGIEVDPDTASSSVPGLFAAGECSGGMHGSNRLGGNSLSDLLVFGRRAGLGAASYVAELKERPKVSQSDVDAAAAMALAPFDPPGDGVEENPYSLHTELQQSMNDLVGIIRKAEEIERALEKLGELRERIKRVTVEGHRQFNPGWHLAVDLRNMLMVSECVARAALTRTESRGGHTRDDHPGMDAQWRNKLLVCSATPGDNPVVPDIGVEVKAQTPLRQDLLELFELSELGKYYTDEELASHPGSPA; via the coding sequence ATGACCGAGGTCGAACGGCTCAACTACGACGTGGTGGTGATCGGTGCCGGCGGTGCCGGTCTCCGCGCGGTCATCGAAGCCCGCGAACGCGGCTTCAGCGTCGCGGTGGTGTGCAAATCGCTCTTCGGCAAGGCGCATACGGTGATGGCCGAAGGCGGCTGCGCGGCGTCGATGGGCAACGCGAACTCGAACGACAACTGGCAGGTGCACTTCCGCGACACCATGCGCGGCGGGAAGTTCCTCAACAACTGGCGGATGGCCGAACTCCACGCCAAGGAGGCGCCGGACCGCGTCTGGGAACTGGAGACCTACGGCGCGCTGTTCGACCGCACCGCCGACGGCCGGATCAGCCAGCGCAACTTCGGCGGGCACACGTACCCGCGGCTGGCGCACGTCGGCGACCGCACCGGGCTCGAACTGATCCGCACGATGCAGCAGAAAATCGTTTCGCTGCAACAAGAGGACTTCAAGGAGACCGGTGACTACGAGGCGAGGATCAAGGTCTTCGCCGAATGCACGATCACCGAACTGCTGACCGACGACGGCCGGATCTCGGGTGCCTTCGGGTATTGGCGCGAGAGCGGCCGGTTCATCCTGTTCGAGGCGCCGGCGGTGGTGCTGGCCACCGGCGGCATCGGGAAATCGTTCAAGGTCACCTCGAACTCGTGGGAGTACACCGGTGACGGGCACGCGCTGGCGCTGCGGGCCGGGGCGACGCTCATCAACATGGAGTTCGTCCAATTCCACCCCACCGGCATGGTCTGGCCGCCGAGTGTGAAGGGGATCCTGGTCACCGAAGGCGTTCGCGGTGACGGAGGGGTTCTCAAGAACACCGAGGACAAGCGGTTCATGTTCGAGTACGTCCCTGATGTGTTCAAGGGGCAGTACGCGGACAGCGAGGAGGAAGCCGACCGCTGGTACACCGACCAGGAGAAGAACCGCCGCACCCCGGATCTGCTCCCGCGTGACGAGGTGGCGCGGGCGATCAACTCCGAGGTCAAGGCGGGCCGGGGATCGCCGCACGGCGGGGTCTTCCTCGACATCGCCAGCAGGCTGCCCGCGGAGGAGATCCGCAAACGGCTGCCGTCGATGTACCACCAGTTCAAGGAACTCGCCGACGTCGACATCACGAAGGAGCCGATGGAGGTCGGCCCCACCTGCCACTACGTGATGGGCGGGATCGAGGTCGACCCGGACACCGCGTCGTCGAGCGTGCCCGGACTGTTCGCCGCCGGTGAGTGCTCGGGCGGGATGCACGGCTCGAACCGGCTCGGCGGCAACTCGCTTTCGGATCTGCTGGTCTTCGGCCGTCGGGCGGGCCTCGGCGCCGCGTCCTACGTCGCGGAGCTGAAGGAGCGTCCGAAGGTCAGTCAGTCCGATGTGGACGCCGCCGCGGCGATGGCGCTCGCGCCGTTCGACCCGCCGGGTGACGGCGTCGAGGAGAACCCGTACAGCCTGCACACCGAGCTGCAGCAGTCGATGAACGACCTGGTCGGCATCATCCGCAAGGCGGAGGAGATCGAGCGGGCGCTGGAGAAGCTCGGGGAATTGCGCGAGCGGATCAAGCGGGTCACCGTCGAAGGGCATCGGCAGTTCAACCCCGGCTGGCATCTCGCCGTCGACCTGCGGAACATGCTGATGGTCAGCGAATGCGTCGCCAGGGCCGCGCTCACCAGGACCGAGAGCCGGGGCGGGCACACGCGGGACGACCATCCGGGCATGGACGCCCAGTGGCGCAACAAACTCCTGGTCTGCTCGGCCACGCCGGGCGACAACCCGGTGGTGCCGGACATCGGCGTCGAGGTCAAGGCACAGACCCCGCTGCGGCAGGACCTGCTGGAGCTGTTCGAACTGTCCGAGCTGGGGAAGTACTACACCGACGAAGAACTGGCCTCGCACCCCGGGAGTCCGGCATGA
- the edd gene encoding phosphogluconate dehydratase, with product MSTAPNVHPIIAEVTERIAARSAETRAAYLERVAASHEEGPMRRGLDCSNLAHGFAAMEGVDKAALRAVRAPGVAIVSSYNDMLSAHQPMQEYPAMLKGSVRQAGGVAQFAGGVPAMCDGVTQGRPGMELSLFSREVIAMSTAIALSHDMFDAALLLGVCDKIVPGLLIGALSFGHLPAILVPAGPMNSGLPNKEKARVRQLYAEGKATREDLLDAEAASYHSAGTCTFYGTANSNQMVVEVMGLHLPGASFVQPNSTLRKALTEEAGRRVVKLSRGEEYTPVSRVIDEKAVVNGVIALLATGGSTNHTMHLVAIAAAAGIQLTWDDFSDLSSVIPLLARVYPNGSADINHFHAAGGIQFLVGTLLSAGLLHEDVQTVAGPGLHRYRQEPILSEGELVWRDVPTRSLDEDVLRPVWRPFASDGGLRMVAGNLGRAVIKVSAVAPEHRIVQAPARVFTDQKSFKDAFEAGELDRDVVVVIRQQGPQANGMPELHGLTPALGVLMDRGHQVALLTDGRMSGASGKIPAAIQVTPEAAAGGPIARIADGDVIRLDAKAGTLDVLVGDEELARRELVDYPPSEASWTGTGRELFAALRRAVGPADQGASVFGPLTPEHFGAPAHTLTPVEVTQ from the coding sequence ATGAGCACCGCCCCGAACGTCCACCCCATCATCGCCGAAGTCACCGAACGCATCGCCGCCCGCAGCGCCGAAACCCGCGCCGCGTACCTCGAACGCGTCGCCGCCTCCCACGAAGAAGGACCGATGCGGCGCGGTCTCGACTGCAGCAACCTCGCCCACGGCTTCGCCGCGATGGAAGGTGTCGACAAAGCCGCACTGCGCGCCGTGCGAGCGCCGGGCGTCGCGATCGTCTCGTCCTACAACGACATGCTTTCGGCGCACCAGCCGATGCAGGAATACCCCGCGATGCTCAAGGGCTCGGTCCGCCAGGCGGGCGGGGTGGCGCAGTTCGCCGGTGGCGTGCCCGCGATGTGCGACGGCGTCACCCAGGGCCGTCCCGGGATGGAGCTGTCGCTGTTCAGCCGCGAGGTGATCGCGATGTCGACCGCGATCGCGCTCTCCCACGACATGTTCGACGCGGCGCTGCTGCTCGGCGTCTGCGACAAGATCGTTCCCGGCCTGCTGATCGGGGCGCTGTCCTTCGGGCATCTCCCGGCGATCCTGGTACCCGCCGGGCCGATGAACTCGGGCCTGCCGAACAAGGAGAAGGCGCGCGTGCGCCAGCTCTACGCCGAGGGCAAGGCGACCCGCGAAGACCTGTTGGACGCCGAAGCGGCTTCGTACCACTCGGCGGGCACGTGCACCTTCTACGGCACCGCCAACTCGAACCAGATGGTCGTCGAGGTGATGGGCCTGCACCTTCCGGGCGCCAGCTTCGTGCAGCCGAACTCGACGCTGCGCAAGGCGCTCACCGAAGAGGCCGGGCGGCGCGTCGTAAAGCTTTCGCGAGGCGAGGAGTACACGCCGGTCTCGCGCGTGATCGACGAGAAGGCCGTCGTCAACGGTGTCATCGCACTGCTCGCCACGGGTGGCTCGACCAACCACACGATGCACCTCGTCGCGATCGCCGCCGCCGCGGGCATCCAGCTGACCTGGGACGACTTCTCCGATCTGTCGTCGGTGATCCCCCTGTTGGCCCGCGTGTACCCGAACGGCAGCGCGGACATCAACCACTTCCACGCCGCCGGGGGCATCCAGTTCCTGGTCGGCACCCTGCTCAGCGCGGGCCTGCTGCACGAGGACGTCCAGACCGTCGCCGGACCTGGCCTGCACCGGTACCGGCAGGAGCCGATCCTTTCCGAAGGCGAGCTGGTCTGGCGTGACGTCCCGACGCGCAGTCTCGACGAGGACGTCCTGCGTCCCGTGTGGCGGCCGTTCGCCTCCGATGGCGGGCTTCGCATGGTCGCGGGCAACCTCGGCCGCGCGGTGATCAAGGTTTCGGCGGTGGCGCCGGAGCACCGGATCGTGCAGGCCCCGGCGCGCGTGTTCACCGACCAGAAGTCCTTCAAGGACGCTTTCGAGGCCGGCGAGCTGGACCGCGACGTCGTCGTGGTCATCCGGCAGCAGGGCCCGCAGGCCAACGGGATGCCGGAGTTGCACGGCCTCACCCCGGCGCTGGGGGTGCTGATGGACCGCGGGCACCAGGTGGCGTTGCTCACCGACGGCCGGATGTCGGGTGCGTCCGGGAAGATCCCGGCGGCGATCCAGGTGACCCCGGAAGCCGCCGCGGGAGGCCCGATCGCGCGGATCGCCGACGGCGACGTCATCCGTCTCGACGCCAAGGCAGGGACGCTCGACGTCCTCGTGGGTGACGAAGAACTCGCCCGCCGTGAACTGGTGGACTACCCGCCTTCGGAGGCATCCTGGACCGGCACCGGCCGGGAACTGTTCGCGGCGCTGCGCCGCGCGGTCGGCCCCGCCGATCAGGGCGCGAGCGTCTTCGGACCGCTCACGCCGGAACACTTCGGCGCTCCGGCGCACACGTTGACCCCTGTGGAGGTAACCCAGTGA
- the eda gene encoding bifunctional 4-hydroxy-2-oxoglutarate aldolase/2-dehydro-3-deoxy-phosphogluconate aldolase, translated as MTTGADLLGLSPVMPVVVLDDAADAVPTARALLAGGIGVIELTLRTPAALASIERIAAEVPEIVIGAGTVTAPEHAKQAAAAGAKFLVTPGCTDAVLDAAFETGLPFLPGASTVSEAMRLAERGLTALKFFPAEASGGVAYLKSIGGPLPGLKFCPTGGITVKTAPDYLALSNVGCIGGSWLTPKDALEAKDFGKIEAFAAEASKL; from the coding sequence GTGACCACCGGCGCCGACCTGCTCGGCCTGTCCCCTGTGATGCCCGTCGTCGTGCTCGACGACGCCGCCGACGCCGTGCCCACCGCGCGGGCTCTGCTCGCGGGCGGGATCGGCGTGATCGAGCTGACCCTGCGCACCCCGGCGGCACTCGCCTCCATCGAGCGGATCGCCGCCGAGGTCCCGGAGATCGTCATCGGCGCCGGGACGGTCACCGCGCCCGAGCACGCGAAGCAGGCGGCCGCCGCCGGCGCGAAGTTCCTGGTGACCCCGGGCTGCACGGACGCCGTGCTGGACGCCGCGTTCGAGACCGGGCTCCCGTTCCTGCCGGGCGCGAGCACGGTGTCCGAAGCGATGCGGCTGGCCGAACGCGGGCTGACCGCGTTGAAGTTCTTCCCCGCCGAGGCCAGCGGCGGCGTGGCGTACCTGAAGTCGATCGGCGGGCCGCTGCCCGGGCTGAAGTTCTGCCCGACCGGCGGGATCACCGTGAAGACCGCGCCGGACTATCTCGCACTGTCCAATGTGGGCTGTATCGGTGGTTCGTGGCTGACGCCGAAGGATGCCTTGGAGGCCAAGGACTTCGGGAAGATCGAAGCTTTCGCGGCGGAGGCTTCGAAGCTCTGA